The Candidatus Saccharimonadales bacterium genome includes a region encoding these proteins:
- the nrdR gene encoding transcriptional regulator NrdR, with translation MKCTQCQLHDTKVIESRDVSDGEAIRRRRLCPDCNYRFTTYERLERPQLIVIKNDGTRQLFSRDKLLAGLYRACEKTTVTSMQVERIVSDIEQALYACGDNEVGSGKVGNLVMERLSLVNEVAYVRFASVYRRFKDISSFEQELSLLKGRDKAHDTPDREQKLDTIKD, from the coding sequence ATGAAATGCACCCAATGTCAGCTTCACGATACGAAGGTAATTGAGTCGCGCGACGTTTCAGACGGCGAAGCCATTCGCCGCCGGCGATTGTGTCCGGATTGCAATTATAGGTTTACGACCTACGAGCGCTTGGAGCGGCCGCAGCTGATCGTCATCAAAAATGACGGCACACGGCAGCTATTCAGCCGGGACAAGCTGCTGGCCGGACTGTACAGAGCTTGTGAGAAGACAACCGTGACCAGCATGCAAGTCGAGCGGATCGTTAGCGATATTGAGCAAGCATTGTATGCCTGTGGCGATAACGAAGTCGGATCAGGCAAGGTCGGCAACCTAGTGATGGAACGGCTGTCGCTCGTCAACGAAGTCGCTTATGTCCGGTTTGCCAGCGTCTACCGCCGGTTCAAGGACATATCGAGCTTCGAGCAGGAATTATCGCTGCTGAAAGGCAGGGATAAGGCGCATGATACGCCGGATCGTGAACAGAAATTGGATACCATCAAAGACTAA